One window from the genome of Oryza glaberrima chromosome 3, OglaRS2, whole genome shotgun sequence encodes:
- the LOC127766125 gene encoding DEK domain-containing chromatin-associated protein 4-like translates to MPEEDPASAMEETAVANGGAADDVAAPDKDNDIKEKAGKGNEVAVENKNAEEQNKGGSENGTKSPSDGDVEMAEAETAKESDVKQLDTEDAKKDGAQDADANEEKNTKDTEGEDVKMAEAEAEAGNADVKDTAEKEDKDENTNTEKQELEDAKESGSEKQEELKEQDKSGSEKQEELKEQDKSGLAEHEEKKAEEESGAEKQGEEEAEEKGSADNDNEEGDKHANISDEHLKKDGGKEGNKDEAEEEEVSEADKKVEENKEETPKNKKARSARDRSQGKDKKQDGSKSREAKSLLNTASPYGTDRPQRERKTVERLVEVIEKEPNRNFVVEKGRGTPLKDIPSVAHRISRKKPADLKFLHNVLFGRKGKTVDFKGHILQFSGFVWHESDEKQRAKAKEKLDKCVKDMLLDLCWILAIPTPKANIRKEDIVAKLLDFIAEPHAMADSGHSDDQGSNSRKRKRGSTPKSSSKKFDDDDDITPSKKRNKALEYDTDEDEDDADPMKSDSEEDDYDSEKDKAKKKSSDAKDTASKKKAATVSSHKTGTPRTVSKSSSKTPSSKVSKEKESPEDSAKVFSRKKKSVTPKRPSSSEKEIKDKKSSGKKVTKGKGESAEVGLPSKDELRKTITEILKKVDFNTATFSDILKKLEDRYKIDLTPRKSAIKIMIQEELTRLSKEEDDEDEDEDGNEDAEKKKPQHQAKEVVA, encoded by the exons ATGCCTGAGGAAGACCCAGCATCGGCAATGGAGGAGACCGCTGTAGCGAATGGAGGAGCAGCTGATGATGTTGCTGCTCCTGATAAGGACAATGACATTAAAGAAAAAGCTGGCAAGGGCAACGAGGTAGCAGTAGAGAATAAGAATGCTGAAGAGCAGAATAAAGGAGGCTCAGAGAATGGTACCAAGAGTCCATCTGATGGAGATGTTGAGATGGCGGAGGCTGAGACTGCAAAGGAGAGTGATGTGAAGCAGTTGGACACTGAGGATGCGAAAAAGGATGGTGCGCAGGATGCAGATGCAAATGAAGAAAAGAATACCAAGGACACAGAAGGTGAAGATGTCAAGATGGCTGAGGCTGAGGCCGAGGCAGGAAATGCCGATGTCAAGGATACAGCAGAGAAGGAAGATAAAGATGAGAACACCAATACGGAGAAGCAGGAATTGGAAGATGCAAAAGAAAGTGGTTCTGAGAAGCAGGAGGAATTGAAGGAGCAAGATAAAAGTGGTTCTGAAAAGCAGGAGGAATTGAAGGAGCAAGATAAAAGTGGTTTAGCTGAGCATGAGGAAAAGAAAGCAGAAGAAGAGAGTGGTGCTGAGAAGCAAGGGGAAGAGGAAGCAGAGGAAAAGGGCTCTGCTGATAATGACAACGAGGAAGGAGACAAACATGCAAATATCAGTGATGAACATCTGAAAAAAGATGGTGGAAAGGAGGGAAACAAagatgaagcagaagaagaggaggtcagTGAAGCAGACAAGAAGGTAGAAGAGAATAAGGAGGAAACACCGAAGAACAAGAAGGCAAGAAGTGCAAGGGATAGAAGCCAAGGTAAGGATAAGAAACAGGATGGGTCCAAATCCAGGGAAGCGAAGAGCTTACTGAACACCGCCAGCCCTTATGGTACTGATCGCCCTCAGCGTGAGAGGAAAACAGTGGAGAGGTTGGTTGAAGTGATTGAAAAGGAGCCCAACAGGAACTTCGTAGTTGAGAAG GGTCGTGGTACTCCGTTGAAGGATATACCAAGTG TGGCGCACAGAATATCAAGGAAAAAACCTGCTGATCTTAAGTTTCTTCACAATGTTCTTTTTGGCAGGAAAGGCAAG ACTGTTGATTTTAAAGGTCATATACTCCAGTTCTCTGGTTTCGTGTGGCATGAAAGTGAT GAAAAGCAGAGGGCGAAGGCTAAGGAGAAGCTTGACAAATGTGTGAAAGACATGTTGTTGGACCTCTGTTGGATCCTTGCTATTCCGACTCCAAAAGCAAACATCAGAAAG GAAGATATTGTGGCAAAGCTGTTGGATTTCATTGCTGAACCTCATGCTATGGCTGATTCCGGGCATTCGGATGATCAG GGGTCGAATTCTCGGAAACGCAAGAGAGGAAGCACACCCAAGAGTTCTAGCAAG AaatttgatgatgatgacgacatAACTCCAAGTAAAAAGCGGAATAAAGCTCTGGAATATGATACTGATGAAGATGAGGATGATGCGGATCCCATGAAGTCAGATAGTGAGGAAGATGACTATGATTCTGAGAAAGACAAGGCAAAGAAGAAGTCCTCAGATGCAAAAGATACCGCTAGTAAAAAGAAGGCTGCAACAGTGAGCAGCCACAAGACAGGTACTCCAAGGACAGTGAGCAAGAGTTCAAGCAAAACACCATCTTCAAAAGTTTCCAAGGAAAAGGAGAGCCCTGAGGACAGTGCAAAAGTCTTCTCTAGGAAGAAGAAATCTGTCACACCAAAGCGTCCTTCAAGCTCTGAAAAGGAGATAAAAGACAAGAAGTCATCAG GTAAAAAGGTGACAAAGGGTAAAGGAGAATCAGCAGAAGTAGGTCTACCCAGTAAGGACGAGCTGAGGAAAACCATAACTGAAATCCTTAAAAAAGTTGATTTCAACACG GCTACTTTCAGTGACATTCTTAAAAAGCTTG AGGATCGCTACAAGATTGACCTGACACCACGAAAGTCAGCTATCAAAATCATGATCCAAGAGGAGCTAACCAGGCTGTCGAAAGAAGAAGACGATGAGGATGAGGACGAGGATGGAAATGAAGACGCTGAGAAGAAAAAACCACAACATCAAGCCAAGGAGGTGGTGGCCTGA
- the LOC127766169 gene encoding replication protein A 70 kDa DNA-binding subunit D-like yields the protein MAYVLISDLMYGDTDKRIKARVSRQWDYHDLNDETKIYHTDLVLLDEKGNSIHVQIYPPTMINLRTLLQEGKVYYFDSFSVRYANRTYRPVTNPLMISFTKWTTLEECIDASDDFPAITFSLTPFQDAPSLVDKNAFYVDIMGVITEIGATDTLRPKSRNTETLKRTMQIWDASNSTLPITLWGNTATAFNAEEIYNAGQKKPQVIIFVGTVVKNYKGIGISL from the exons ATGGCGTACGTGCTTATTTCAGACCTTATGTATGGGGACACTGATAAACGGATCAAAGCGAGGGTATCTAGGCAATGGGACTACCATGATCTGAATGATGAAACAAAGATCTACCACACTGATCTTGTCTTGCTGGATGAAAAG GGCAATAGCATCCATGTTCAAATCTATCCACCTACCATGATTAACCTTAGGACTCTTCTACAGGAAGGGAAGGTTTACTACTTTGACTCCTTCTCTGTCAGATATGCAAACAGAACATATAGGCCAGTTACGAACCCTTTGATGATCTCATTCACTAAATGGACAACCTTAGAAGAATGCATTGATGCCTCTGATGATTTTCCTGCCATAACTTTTTCATTGACACCTTTTCAAGACGCCCCGTCTCTTGTGGACAAAAATGCTTTCTATGTTG ATATTATGGGTGTCATAACTGAAATTGGTGCAACAGACACTCTACGCCCAAAATCAAGAAACACAGAAACtttgaaaagaacaatgcagaTTTGGGATGCAAG CAATTCTACACTGCCTATCACACTATGGGGAAATACTGCGACTGCCTTCAATGCAGAAGAAATATACAATGCTGGTCAAAAGAAACCTCAGGTTATTATTTTCGTTGGAACAGTTGTCAAGAACTACAAAGGGATAGGTATATCTCTATAA
- the LOC127766168 gene encoding pentatricopeptide repeat-containing protein At3g53700, chloroplastic-like, producing the protein MPRVCAAPRAPPPPCPCHVGVGPLRPRWRASRHGPLRAAGQEQLLTALREQPDPDAALRMLNAALARDDFAPGPEVYEEIIRKLGAVGALDLMKVLVAEMRREGHQVKLGVVHSFLDSYEGQQLFDDAVDLILNQLQPLFGIQADAVVYNHLLNVLVEGSKMKLLESVYSEMGARGIKPDVVTFNTLMKALCRAHQVRTAVLMLEEMSSSGVAPDETTFTTLMQGFVEEGSIEAALRVKARMLEMGCSATKVTVNVLINGYCKLGRVEDALGYIQQEIADGFEPDQITYNTFVNGLCQNDHVGHALKVMDVMVQEGHDPDVFTYNIVVNCLCKNGQLEEAKGILNQMVDRGCLPDITTFNTLIAALCTGNRLEEALDLARQVTVKGVSPDVYTFNILINALCKVGDPHLALRLFEEMKSSGCTPDEVTYNTLIDNLCSLGKLGKALDLLKDMESTGCPRSTITYNTIIDGLCKKMRIEEAEEVFDQMDLQGISRNAITFNTLIDGLCKDKKIDDAFELINQMISEGLQPNNITYNSILTHYCKQGDIKKAADILETMTANGFEVDVVTYGTLINGLCKAGRTQVALKVLRGMRIKGMRPTPKAYNPVLQSLFRRNNIRDALSLFREMAEVGEPPDALTYKIVFRGLCRGGGPIKEAFDFMLEMVDKGFIPEFSSFRMLAEGLLNLGMDDYFIRAIEIIMEKVDLRESDVSAIRGYLKIRKFYDALATFGRFLEINNPQWSYR; encoded by the coding sequence ATGCCCCGCGTTTGCGCCGCTcctcgggcgccgccgccgccgtgcccgtgccatgTCGGAGTAGGGCCGCTTCGGCCGAGGTGGCGCGCCTCCCGGCACGGCCCTCTCCGGGCGGCTGGCCAGGAGCAGCTCCTCACCGCCCTGCGCGAGCAGCCGGACCCCGACGCGGCGCTCCGGATGCTCAACGCGGCGCTGGCGCGGGACGACTTCGCGCCCGGCCCCGAGGTCTACGAGGAGATCATCCGCAAGCTCGGCGCGGTCGGGGCCCTCGACCTCATGAAGGTGCTCGTCGCGGAGATGCGGCGGGAGGGGCACCAGGTGAAATTGGGCGTAGTCCACTCCTTCTTGGACAGCTACGAGGGGCAGCAGCTGTTCGACGATGCCGTCGACCTGATTCTGAATCAACTCCAACCATTGTTTGGCATTCAGGCAGACGCCGTGGTGTACAATCACCTTCTCAATGTTCTTGTGGAGGGGAGCAAGATGAAACTCCTTGAATCAGTGTACTCGGAGATGGGTGCTAGGGGAATCAAGCCTGATGTTGTCACATTCAACACACTGATGAAGGCGTTGTGCCGAGCACATCAGGTCAGGACTGCAGTTCTCATGCTCGAGGAAATGTCTAGCAGTGGCGTGGCGCCTGACGAGACGACGTTTACCACCCTGATGCAAGGATTTGTTGAGGAGGGGAGCATCGAGGCTGCACTGAGGGTGAAAGCCAGGATGTTGGAAATGGGGTGCTCGGCGACAAAGGTGACGGTTAATGTTTTGATTAATGGGTACTGCAAGCTAGGGAGGGTGGAGGATGCTCTTGGGTATATACAGCAGGAGATTGCCGATGGGTTTGAGCCTGACCAGATCACATATAACACTTTTGTTAATGGTCTCTGCCAAAATGATCATGTCGGCCATGCCCTCAAAGTCATGGATGTGATGGTTCAGGAGGGCCATGATCCTGATGTTTTCACCTACAATATCGTTGTGAATTGCCTTTGTAAAAATGGACAGCTTGAAGAGGCAAAAGGAATTCTGAATCAGATGGTGGATCGGGGTTGTTTGCCTGACATTACCACATTCAACACTCTCATTGCTGCCTTATGCACGGGGAATCGACTTGAGGAAGCCTTGGACCTTGCACGTCAGGTTACAGTGAAGGGAGTCTCTCCAGATGTTTATACTTTCAATATTCTGATTAACGCGCTCTGCAAAGTAGGCGATCCTCATCTTGCACTTCGATTGTTTGAAGAGATGAAGAGCAGTGGATGCACCCCGGATGAAGTAACATACAATACTTTGATTGACAATCTTTGCTCACTTGGGAAGCTTGGTAAAGCATTGGATTTGTTAAAAGATATGGAGTCCACTGGTTGTCCTCGAAGTACAATTACATATAACACTATAATTGACGGGTTATGCAAGAAAATGAGAatagaagaagcagaagaagttTTTGATCAAATGGATCTGCAAGGCATTTCGAGGAATGCAATCACATTCAATACTCTCATCGATGGTTTGTGCAAGGACAAAAAGATTGATGATGCTTTTGAGCTTATTAATCAAATGATAAGTGAAGGGTTGCAGCCTAACAATATCACTTACAATTCTATTCTAACTCATTATTGCAAGCAAGGTGACATAAAAAAGGCTGCGGATATTTTAGAAACTATGACTGCAAATGGATTTGAAGTGGATGTTGTTACGTACGGTACTCTGATTAACGGTCTATGCAAGGCTGGTAGGACACAGGTTGCTTTGAAGGTACTCAGAGGTATGCGGATAAAAGGGATGAGGCCTACTCCAAAAGCTTACAATCCTGTGCTCCAGTCTCTCTTCAGACGGAATAATATCAGAGATGCCCTGAGTCTTTTCAGGGAGATGGCAGAGGTTGGTGAGCCTCCTGATGCTTTGACATATAAGATTGTTTTTCGTGGGCTCTGTCGTGGTGGAGGGCCTATTAAAGAAGCTTTTGATTTCATGTTGGAGATGGTTGATAAGGGGTTCATACCAGAGTTCTCATCCTTCCGTATGCTAGCTGAAGGTCTATTAAACCTGGGTATGGATGATTACTTCATTAGAGCCATTGAAATAATCATGGAAAAGGTCGACCTCAGAGAGTCTGATGTTTCTGCAATAAGGGGATATCTCAAGATCCGCAAATTTTATGATGCATTAGCAACCTTTGGCCGTTTCCTGGAGATCAACAACCCTCAATGGAGTTACCGATGA
- the LOC127765847 gene encoding uncharacterized protein LOC127765847 — protein sequence MAMSAAAAAASSFPNWVMLERFVFRRDDDTRATVLRVSGSGSHGIPFTIAFRIADPPAISRLYVRWPQGPDPEEMVACPLVATHRNLVLVCFCYIVESPAGPACPQDYFIFTASGSGDGDVDHHPVPSPLLKALPPCTYHDEGDGNDLSMWYPLEFRSVGILCRGEEFAVAELQVLRTASGRVKARLCVLRSAISSSKDEDEAEDGDHGGGGRRPWDIMELPIVYDGDEERCDIFYWTTDAVIAFQDHLCWVDYDRGMLLCDVLRTSPRVAFLRFPLDSSIIPTGRRSRRNFSQVYRGVSVTTAATGGAALKFADISRHDGKLLGSLEQGRGGYTITCHTLRSTLGAAAIDDEWSWSKDFAIASDEILRSFEGAPELEPREVLLFPTVSMDTPSVMHFLTCDYDRMIRKMSVVTIDIASKIVLSVVPYVNGKEDLSGEDADMVRAKSGYPQSFLPSEFSKYFNSI from the coding sequence ATGGCGatgtccgcagccgccgccgccgcctcctccttccccaacTGGGTGATGCTGGAGCGATTCGTCTTCCGCAGGGACGACGACACCAGGGCTACAGTACTGAGGGTATCCGGTTCCGGATCCCACGGGATCCCCTTCACCATCGCCTTCCGCATCGCCGACCCTCCGGCGATCTCCCGCCTGTACGTGCGGTGGCCGCAGGGCCCGGacccggaggagatggtggcgtgCCCCCTCGTCGCCACCCACCGCAACCTCGTCCTCGTCTGCTTCTGCTACATCGTCGAGTCCCCCGCCGGCCCGGCTTGCCCGCAGGACTACTTCATCTTCACCGcgtccggctccggcgacggcgacgtcgaccaCCACCCAGTTCCCTCGCCGCTACTCAAGGCCCTCCCCCCATGTACCTACCATGATGAGGGCGACGGCAACGACCTATCCATGTGGTATCCGTTGGAGTTCCGGTCCGTCGGCATCCTGTGCCGAGGCGAAgagttcgccgtcgccgagctgcAGGTCCTCAGAACCGCCAGTGGCAGAGTCAAAGCCAGGCTGTGCGTGCTCCGCTCGGCCATATCCTCCTCCAAAGACGAAGATGAAGCAGAAGATGGAGAtcatggaggcggcggccggcggccgtggGATATCATGGAGCTGCCGATCGTgtacgacggcgacgaggagcgctGCGACATCTTCTACTGGACCACCGACGCCGTGATCGCCTTCCAAGACCACCTCTGCTGGGTGGACTATGACCGAGGCATGCTCCTCTGCGACGTGCTGCGGACAAGCCCTAGAGTCGCCTTCCTCCGGTTTCCTCTGGACAGCTCGATCATCCCTACCGGCAGACGATCTCGCCGCAATTTCTCCCAGGTGTACCGCGGCGTgtccgtcaccaccgccgccaccggcggcgccgccctcaaGTTCGCCGACATCAGCCGGCACGACGGCAAGCTCCTGGGCTCCCTAGAACAAGGACGAGGAGGCTACACCATCACCTGCCACACTCTGAGGTCGACGTTAGGGGCGGCCGCCATTGATGACGAGTGGAGCTGGAGCAAAGACTTCGCGATCGCGTCCGACGAGATTCTTCGGTCCTTCGAGGGCGCCCCCGAGCTCGAGCCTCGTGAGGTTCTCCTGTTCCCTACCGTGAGCATGGACACGCCGAGCGTCATGCACTTCCTCACCTGCGACTACGACCGCATGATCAGGAAGATGTCGGTGGTGACCATTGACATAGCCAGCAAGATAGTGTTGTCGGTTGTTCCATATGTTAACGGGAAGGAGGACCTTTCCGGTGAGGATGCCGACATGGTCAGGGCGAAGTCGGGCTATCCCCAGTCCTTCCTCCCCTCAGAGTTTTCCAAGTACTTCAATTCaatctaa